The Wolbachia endosymbiont of Oedothorax gibbosus region AGATGGAAAATAGAGATATTGCATAAGATTTTAAAATCTGGTCTCAAAGTTGAGGAATGTAGACTTGGAACAGCAGAAAGATTAATGAGGTATTTAACAGTCATGAGCATTATTGCTTGGAGAATTTTCTTTATTACATCAATTGCAAGAACTAACCCAACATTACCATGTACTGGCTTATTAGCTGAGGAAGAATGGAAAGTTTTATATGTTAAAATACACAGAAAACCATGTCCAAGTATAGCCCCTACTATAAAAGAAGCCGTTTCGTGGATTGCTCAACTTGGAGGTCATTTAGCAAGAAAAAGCGACCCAAAACCAGGACCAATTACTCTTTGGAAAGGGTGGAGACGTCTCTTTGATCTAGCAGAAGGATGGAGACTTGCTCATGAACCACATATTTGTGGGTAATAGTAAGATGATATATATTGAATATAGTTCTTAAAGCAAATGATGGAAGATTTAGCCTATAAATTAGTTAAAGTGACCGAAGCTGCAGCGCTTGCTGCATATAAACTAGCGGGTTTAGGTGATGAAAAAAGGGCTGATCAGGTTGCAGTTGATGCAATGCGAACAGTGTTAAATTCAATGGAAATAAATGGTACTATCGTAATTGGTGAAGGGGAGAGAGACGAAGCACCGATGCTATATATTGGCGAGCAGGTTGGCACTGGAAATGGTCCTGAGATTGACATTGCTGTTGACCCACTTGAAGGCACTACGATTTGTGCTCATTACAAATCAGGGGCAATGTCCGTTCTTGCTGCAACGAAAAAAGGTAATTTTTTACACGCACCTGATGTTTATATGGAAAAGATAGCAGTGGGAAAAAATCTTCCAGAGGGTGTAGTCTCACTAAAAAATAGCATTGAAAAGAATCTAGACAATTTGGCCAAGGCAAAAAAATGCAAAGTGAATGATCTCGTGGTAACTGTACTTAAACGTGAAAGGCATGATAAATTAATATTGAAAATCAGGAAATTAGGAGCAAAAATTAAACTAATAGATGATGGTGATGTTGCGGCCATAGTTTCACTAGTAAATGGCAATCATGATATGTATATCGGTATAGGAGGAGCACCAGAAGGGGTGCTTGCAGCCGCAGCACTAAGTTCAATCGGTGGGCAAATGGAGGGAAGATTAATATTTGACATGGATCAGTTAAGAGAAAGAGCAAAAAATTTAAATATTGATGACCCAGAAAAAATCTACACCGTAAAAGATATGGCAAGAGGTGAATCAGTGTTCATTGCAACTGGAGTAACAAGCGGAGAACTTGTGGATGGAGTTAAATTGAATCATAATACCTATTCAACTAATTCTTTAATAATTCTGCCTAACAAGCTGATAAAGCTGCAAGTTATAAGTTAGGTTAATTATTTTTCAATACACCTAAATTTTAGCTTTACAATGCTGATATTAGAATATACTATTTCTGTTATTTCTATCTTAAAAAAAGGAGGCCTGGAGTGTTAGATTTATTTTCTCAAATTAAAAAAGTATTAAGTTTACCTTCTCAGATTAAAAATAAGGTTCAATCTCTAATTTACCCACGTGATAAAAATGCTACAGAGGGTATTTCACAAGAGAAATTAATTGTACAAGAAGTTCCCAAAGACGAATGTATGTTTGATAATAATCCTGAAGTACAAGAGATATTGTCAGACTTTAATAATTTAGATTTCTCAAATGGTCCATTTAACTATTCTTCGTATGATATAAATTATAATGAAGGTAAAGAGGCAAATCCATTTGATAAAATAGCAAAATATTATGGAAGGAAGAAGAATGCTTTTCTTTTTATCTCCATGCTGAAGAATAGGGAACAGTCAGAAAAGATAATCGATATAGTAATACCAACCCTCATAAATAACTAGACAAATAATTCACAGAGCAAATGGTTTTGATCGAACTTTCCGTAATATCTCGAATAAATTCAGATACAGCATTTTCAAGTAATTTAATAGAGTCATACATCTTGTTCTTTATTATATTTTCCTTTAAATGTTGCCAAAATCTTTCCACAGGATTGAGCTCAGGCGAGTACGGCGGCAAATAAATTATGGTGATATTTTCAGGAGTTTTTAAACCTTTAGACCTATGCCAACTTGCGCAATCCATGATAAGAAAAGCTTCTCTAGTCCCCAAATCTTTCGACATCTGCTCCAAAAATATGTTCATGCAATCTGTGTTTACATGTGGAGCAAGTAGGCTAATATCCTCTCCATTCCTGGGATTTACAGCGCTGTAAAGATAGAAGTTTTCTCTTCCGATTTTTACTTTAACTTGT contains the following coding sequences:
- the glpX gene encoding class II fructose-bisphosphatase; translated protein: MEDLAYKLVKVTEAAALAAYKLAGLGDEKRADQVAVDAMRTVLNSMEINGTIVIGEGERDEAPMLYIGEQVGTGNGPEIDIAVDPLEGTTICAHYKSGAMSVLAATKKGNFLHAPDVYMEKIAVGKNLPEGVVSLKNSIEKNLDNLAKAKKCKVNDLVVTVLKRERHDKLILKIRKLGAKIKLIDDGDVAAIVSLVNGNHDMYIGIGGAPEGVLAAAALSSIGGQMEGRLIFDMDQLRERAKNLNIDDPEKIYTVKDMARGESVFIATGVTSGELVDGVKLNHNTYSTNSLIILPNKLIKLQVIS